One window from the genome of Cucumis melo cultivar AY chromosome 10, USDA_Cmelo_AY_1.0, whole genome shotgun sequence encodes:
- the LOC103488877 gene encoding uncharacterized protein LOC103488877, with translation MNHIAAMEEQVVSERMRQKLNEVNAAAQSHLGPIQDHVNFSLQQAYFKCAYECFDRRRRQEEISNCVENCSVPVVKAQQHVENEMSKFQERLNRSLMVCQDKFEAARLQQKTGSVYDLESCVDASIQESLNTLPHLANKLKASFNIGN, from the exons atgaatcACATAGCAGCCATGGAAGAACAAGTAGTTTCTGAGAGAATGAGGCAGAAGCTTAACGAAGTTAACGCGGCTGCACAATCTCATCTTGGTCCTATTCAAGACCATGTCAACTTCTCCCTTCAG CAAGCGTATTTCAAATGTGCATATGAGTGTTTCGATAGAAGAAGAAGGCAGGAAGAGATTAGTAACTGTGTTGAGAATTGTAGTGTTCCAGTTGTTAAAGCTCAGCAACATGTTGAGAATGAAATGTCTAAGTTTCAA GAAAGATTGAACAGATCACTAATGGTGTGTCAGGACAAGTTCGAAGCAGCCAGGCTACAGCAGAAAACTGGGAGTGTATATGATTTGGAGTCGTGTGTGGATGCATCAATACAAGAAAGCTTGAATACACTGCCACATCTTGCTAACAAATTAAAAGCTTCCTTCAATATTGGCAACTAA